The following are encoded together in the Vibrio zhugei genome:
- a CDS encoding IS1634 family transposase encodes MSAAQPVIKRLDHLGLIAAFCHEIGLPGIIDRIIPKYSDHNVSHGDAVLAMILNGLGFHSRTLHMFSDFFETKPVAKLLAKDIEAHHLTDDVLGRTLDALYEADVSALYQAIAEHVVDKLGLKTDSVHLDITSFHVDGEYAQDEDLNAIKLVKGYSRDHRPELNQVVLELICENQAGLPVYMQALSGNTNDAKAFSEVTKRHIHCLKAAQNSRYFIADAALYTEESIRSLDEQQQKFITRVPMTIKSAKEALMNLEPEQLSHIGNGYSGCWVDADYGSVSQKWLLIHSEQATKREQVTFYKNLDKNITKELKALGQLKKKQFACAVDAEQAMSDFASQCHLLGFAQSTIVKEPIYSGRGRPKKDEKPTGYHYLIDATPYTDLEKVKLAKLKVGMFILATNDTDNTDLTMAALLEHYKSQQKVERGFRFLKSPEFLTSSIFLKKPQRIEALLMIMTLSLLVYASLEHKIRESLTKTEEFFPSMVKNKTTTKPTARWVFLKFEGIDTLEFGGQSFITGVQEHQTRLLKLLGVLYEAVYS; translated from the coding sequence ATGTCTGCTGCTCAACCTGTCATTAAACGCCTAGATCACTTAGGGCTGATCGCTGCTTTCTGCCATGAAATCGGTTTACCTGGTATTATTGATCGCATCATTCCCAAGTACTCGGATCACAACGTTTCACATGGCGATGCGGTCTTGGCGATGATTCTCAATGGTCTTGGCTTTCACAGCAGAACGCTGCATATGTTTTCTGACTTCTTCGAGACGAAGCCTGTTGCCAAGTTGCTTGCTAAAGATATTGAAGCTCACCATTTAACGGACGATGTACTCGGACGCACGTTAGATGCTTTATATGAAGCAGATGTCTCCGCACTTTATCAAGCGATAGCAGAGCATGTCGTTGATAAGCTAGGACTTAAAACAGACTCTGTCCACCTTGATATCACTAGCTTCCATGTCGATGGTGAATACGCCCAGGACGAAGATCTTAATGCCATCAAGCTGGTAAAAGGCTACAGCCGAGACCACCGTCCAGAGCTAAATCAAGTGGTCCTTGAGTTGATTTGCGAAAACCAAGCTGGCCTGCCTGTTTACATGCAAGCGCTTAGTGGCAACACCAACGATGCTAAGGCATTCTCAGAGGTCACTAAACGGCATATTCATTGCCTGAAGGCAGCTCAAAACAGTCGCTACTTCATCGCCGATGCCGCTTTGTACACCGAAGAGAGCATTCGTTCACTGGATGAGCAACAACAGAAGTTTATTACGCGTGTTCCAATGACCATTAAATCAGCCAAAGAGGCCTTAATGAACCTTGAGCCCGAGCAGCTGAGCCATATCGGCAATGGCTACTCGGGTTGTTGGGTTGACGCTGATTATGGCTCGGTATCTCAGAAGTGGCTGTTGATTCATAGTGAACAAGCAACCAAGCGAGAACAGGTAACGTTTTATAAGAACTTAGACAAAAATATCACCAAAGAGCTGAAAGCGCTGGGACAACTAAAGAAAAAGCAGTTTGCTTGCGCAGTGGATGCCGAGCAAGCAATGAGCGACTTCGCCAGCCAGTGTCATTTGCTTGGCTTCGCGCAATCAACCATCGTTAAAGAGCCAATTTATTCAGGTCGTGGTCGGCCGAAGAAAGATGAAAAGCCAACGGGATACCACTATTTGATAGATGCTACGCCTTATACCGATCTAGAAAAGGTGAAACTGGCCAAGCTTAAAGTAGGTATGTTTATTCTCGCCACCAACGATACTGACAACACCGACCTAACAATGGCTGCATTGCTTGAACATTACAAGTCTCAGCAAAAGGTCGAGCGCGGCTTTCGCTTTTTGAAAAGCCCTGAGTTCTTAACATCATCAATTTTCCTGAAGAAACCTCAGCGAATCGAGGCACTACTGATGATCATGACGCTGAGCCTACTCGTTTACGCGAGCTTAGAGCACAAAATCCGAGAGAGTCTCACTAAGACCGAGGAATTCTTTCCTAGCATGGTAAAGAACAAGACGACAACTAAACCGACGGCACGTTGGGTATTCTTAAAATTCGAAGGTATCGACACACTCGAATTTGGCGGCCAAAGCTTCATAACGGGTGTTCAAGAGCATCAGACTCGGCTGCTTAAGCTTCTTGGTGTACTGTATGAAGCAGTTTATTCCTAA